Proteins found in one Magnolia sinica isolate HGM2019 chromosome 5, MsV1, whole genome shotgun sequence genomic segment:
- the LOC131245379 gene encoding phosphoenolpyruvate carboxylase 2-like produces the protein MSRNSLEKLASIDAQLRLLVPAKVSEDDKLVEYDALLLDRFLDILQDLHGDDIKETVQDCYELSAEYEGHHNPQKLEELGNVLTSLDPGDSIVVAKSFSNMLNLANLAEEVQIAYRRRIKLKKGDFKDESSATTESDIEETIKRLVTQLNKSPEEVFDALKNQTVDLVFTAHPTQSVRRSLLQKHGRIRNCLTQLHAKDITPDDKQELDEALQREIQAAFRTDEIRRTPPTPQDEMRAGMSYFHETIWKGVPKFLRRVDTALKNIGINERVPYNAPLIQFSSWMGGDRDGNPRVTPEVTRDVCLLARMMAANLYYSQIEDLMFELSMWRCSDELRVRADELHRSSRKDAKHYIEFWKQVPPNEPYRVILGDVRDKLYHTRERSRHLLASGISDIPEEASFTNIEQFLEPLELCYRSLCSCGDRPIADGSLLDFLRQVSTFGLSLVRLDIRQESDRHTDVIDAITKHLGIGSYRDWPEEKRQEWLLSELSGKRPLFGPDLPKTEEIADVLDTFHVISELPSDNFGAYIISMATAASDVLAVELLQRECHVKKPLRVVPLFEKLDDLEAAPAAVARLFSIEWYRNRIDGKQEVMIGYSDSGKDAGRLSAAWQLYKAQEELIKVAKKYGVKLTMFHGRGGTVGRGGGPTHLAILSQPPDTIHGSLRVTVQGEVIEQSFGEEHLCFRTLQRFTAATLEHGMHPPVSPKQEWRALMDEMAIIATKEYRSIVFQEPRFVEYFRLATPELEYGRMNIGSRPSKRKPSGGIESLRAIPWIFAWTQTRFHLPVWLGFGAAFKHIMQKDVKNLNVLQEMYNEWPFFRVTIDLIEMVFAKGDPGIAALYDKLLVSDDLWAFGEHLRANYDETKRLVLQVAGHRDLLEGDPYLKQRLRLRHSYITTLNVCQAYTLKRIRDPDYHVTVRPHLSREIMESSNPAAELVKLNPTSEYAPGLEDTLILTMKGIAAGMQNTG, from the exons atgtctcgGAACTCGTTGGAGAAGCTGGCATCGATTGATGCGCAGTTGAGGCTTCTTGTTCCGGCAAAGGTTTCGGAGGATGATAAGCTGGTGGAGTACGATGCTCTTCTCTTGGATCGGTTTCTCGACATTCTCCAGGATCTGCACGGGGATGATATCAAGGAAaca GTTCAAGATTGCTATGAGCTTTCTGCTGAGTATGAGGGACATCACAACCCTCAGAAGCTAGAAGAACTTGGAAATGTGTTAACAAGTTTGGATCCTGGCGATTCTATTGTTGTTGCTAAATCATTCTCCAACATGCTTAATTTGGCTAACTTGGCTGAGGAGGTCCAGATTGCTTACCGGCGGCGGATCAAACTAAAGAAGGGAGACTTTAAAGATGAGAGTTCTGCAACGACTGAATCAGACATCGAAGAGACCATCAAGAGGCTTGTAACGCAACTGAATAAGTCCCCCGAAGAAGTATTCGATGCTCTGAAGAATCAAACTGTCGATCTGGTCTTTACTGCTCACCCTACTCAATCAGTCCGAAGATCTTTGCTTCAGAAACATGGAAG GATAAGGAATTGCTTGACACAGCTGCATGCCAAGGACATTACTCCTGATGATAAGCAGGAGCTTGATGAAGCTCTACAGAGAGAG ATTCAAGCTGCATTTCGTACTGATGAAATCCGGAGGACTCCTCCTACTCCACAAGATGAAATGCGGGCAGGAATGAGTTATTTTCATGAAACAATCTGGAAGGGTGTCCCGAAATTTTTACGTCGGGTTGACACAGCTTTGAAGAACATTGGAATAAATGAGCGCGTGCCTTATAATGCGCCTCTTATTCAGTTCTCTTCTTGGATGGGTGGTGACCGTGATG GAAATCCTAGAGTAACTCCTGAGGTTACAAGGGATGTATGTTTGCTGGCTAGAATGATGGCTGCGAATTTGTACTATTCCCAGATAGAGGATCTAATGTTCGAG TTGTCCATGTGGCGTTGCAGTGATGAGCTTCGTGTCCGTGCAGATGAACTACACAGATCCTCAAGGAAAGATGCAAAACATTACATAG AATTTTGGAAGCAAGTCCCTCCAAACGAACCTTACCGTGTCATACTTGGTGACGTGAGAGATAAGCTATATCATACGCGTGAGCGCTCCCGCCACTTGTTAGCCAGTGGGATCTCTGACATTCCCGAGGAAGCATCTTTCACCAACATTGAGCAG TTCCTGGAGCCTCTTGAGCTTTGTTACAGATCTCTCTGTTCTTGCGGTGACCGCCCAATTGCTGATGGGAGCCTTCTCGATTTCTTGCGCCAAGTTTCAACCTTTGGCCTGTCACTTGTGAGACTTGACATCAGGCAAGAATCGGACAGGCACACAGATGTCATAGATGCTATCACAAAGCATCTGGGCATTGGATCCTACCGTGATTGGCCTGAGGAAAAGCGCCAGGAATGGTTGTTGTCTGAACTCAGCGGCAAACGCCCATTATTTGGCCCTGACCTTCCGAAAACGGAAGAAATTGCCGATGTGCTGGATACATTCCATGTCATCTCTGAACTTCCATCAGATAATTTTGGGGCCTACATCATCTCAATGGCGACAGCCGCTTCAGATGTGCTCGCTGTCGAACTCTTGCAGCGTGAATGCCATGTGAAGAAGCCACTGAGAGTCGTCCCATTGTTTGAGAAGCTTGATGATCTTGAGGCTGCTCCCGCTGCCGTTGCCCGGCTTTTTTCGATAGAATGGTACAGGAACAGGATTGATGGAAAGCAGGAGGTCATGATTGGATACTCGGATTCCGGTAAGGATGCTGGGCGTCTTTCTGCTGCTTGGCAGTTATACAAAGCTCAAGAGGAGCTTATCAAGGTTGCTAAGAAGTATGGAGTGAAGTTGACAATGTTTCACGGTCGAGGTGGGACTGTTGGAAGAGGAGGCGGTCCTACCCATCTTGCTATCTTGTCTCAGCCGCCGGACACCATCCATGGGTCACTTCGTGTGACAGTTCAAGGTGAAGTAATTGAGCAGTCTTTTGGGGAGGAGCACTTATGTTTCAGAACGCTCCAACGTTTCACGGCTGCTACTCTTGAGCATGGCATGCATCCCCCGGTCTCGCCGAAGCAAGAATGGCGTGCACTGATGGATGAGATGGCTATCATAGCTACAAAGGAATACCGATCCATTGTTTTCCAAGAACCAAGATTTGTCGAATATTTCCGTCTC GCGACACCAGAGTTGGAGTATGGTCGGATGAACATTGGAAGCCGGCCATCAAAACGGAAGCCGAGTGGAGGCATAGAGTCACTTCGTGCAATTCCATGGATCTTTGCATGGACACAGACAAGATTTCACCTTCCCGTGTGGCTTGGCTTTGGTGCGGCATTTAAGCATATCATGCAGAAGGATGTCAAGAATCTCAACGTGCTCCAGGAAATGTATAACGAGTGGCCGTTCTTCAGGGTCACGATCGATTTGATTGAGATGGTGTTCGCCAAGGGAGACCCAGGCATTGCTGCTTTATATGACAAGCTGCTAGTATCAGATGATTTATGGGCATTTGGAGAGCACTTGAGAGCCAACTATGATGAAACAAAGCGCCTTGTACTCCAG GTTGCTGGTCACAGGGATCTTCTTGAAGGGGACCCATACCTGAAACAAAGGCTCCGCTTGCGTCATTCATACATCACTACTCTCAACGTGTGCCAAGCCTACACGCTGAAGCGGATTAGGGACCCCGATTACCATGTCACGGTGAGACCCCACTTGTCGAGGGAGATCATGGAATCAAGCAATCCAGCCGCGGAATTGGTCAAGCTGAACCCAACGAGCGAGTATGCGCCTGGCCTGGAGGACACCCTCATCTTGACCATGAAGGGTATTGCCGCCGGCATGCAGAACACTGGTTAA